NNNNNNNNNNNNNNNNNNNNNNNNNNNNNNNNNNNNNNNNNNNNNNNNNNNNNNNNNNNNNNNNNNNNNNNNNNNNNNNNNNNNNNNNNNNNNNNNNCAAGCTAAAATCTTAAGTGAATGTTGCAGTTGATTTAGCTGTTTTTTTGTACGTTTGCTCGCCAGAAACATATGTATTATAGGAAATAAGCTAAAGAATATGTAACTTCAGATCATACTCCAACGTATAGCAACTATTTTTTAGCTAGCAATTAGAGTGTTATGTATTATAGCCTGCTGCAACAGTATATTATAGCCTGCTGCTACAGCAACTCCGATGTAGATGTAATATGTGACTAGCAGCTATCACCACTTTAATGTAGCCTCATTATGTACCATACAACTGccttaatattttttgtgatATGATCACCTCTTTTATGAACAATTAGTGTTTCTCCATTATACACTAAAACCACCCGTGGCTAGCCGCGGGCACGGCACCTAGTATTTCACGATTGATGAGTTGCAGAAACAATTCAAGGtctaaaataataagaaaagaagGGGTTAAAAAGGGAAGTTTCTGAGGAAAgttagagaaaaaaatttgaggggtgtgtataaatgaattgaggttgtgtaaataaaatttctattattattattattattattattattttcactTTTAGTCTAAGAGTCACCAAACATGATCTACATGAAGTAAACATTTGCATTCTATTAAAATGCATTAATCGTGACTCTAACAAACGCCAAAGTCACCAAGACATCAAGTTCCAATAATACATTTTgtacaatataaaaaaattatgaaagcCACCTCGGTTATATTAACAAGTTAATAACATGCTTACCCAGTCATTATTTGGGCCGAGATTCATGAGTTTATCTAACAAAGTCAGACTAATCTTTTGCCACAGATGCACAAACTCGGATGTCTCTCAATCCTGCTAGTCACAAACTTGTGGGAGTTGAGGCAAGAACTAGATTTGAGTTAGTGCATGTGCActgtcttctttctctttgtagTTAGGATCGCGAGACTCAAAGTCTTACCATGAGGTTTCTATAGTAAACAACTTGACTTATCACATCATGTGATTCTTctaagaaaacatgaaaacaatCTTTTTCAATGCCTAGCCAATACGGAAAAATTTAAAGACAGCGAGAGGAAATCCTAAGCCTCCAAAAACCAGTGTCTCCACTTCTGCAAAATTACTCGTCTGATGGCAACCGGATCTGTGATGGCCTCTGGCCTCGTTGGTCTTGGAAGTGCACTGGACGGATGTTCTATTTGATTTCAATCACGGAGCAAGACCGATCTGAGCAAGGTTGAGGGGTTTTAAGCTTTCATGGTTTTTTCTGCTGAAGGAGGCGTCGGCACAAGCAAGGGTGACTCAGCTTGATCTCACAACCACATCAATGGTGAGatccgttttttttttggcgcaGGGTTTGTGGGTGGTCTCCATTTGAATCCCGCCGACTTCACGCTGTCGTCGAATCGGAGACCTATGTTGGTGCGTGCTGCTGAGGGAGATGGATGAGTCTCATGGTTGTAGGATTTGAAGGCGGTGGGTTGTGATGTGGCGGGGTTGGCAACAGAATCCCAGTTGTGGTTGGAATCCGACGGCGACGGCGCTACAATTTTTATTGATGGTGTGATGGTTGCTGGTGGCGATTGCAAGCTTGGGCCGAACCTGTTTTGGTCTTGCTTCATTGGTTTGCTCTGGACCTAATATGTCTTGGGcctagagtttttttttactctgGGTCCAAAATGGTtattttttctagttttttaagctttttttttggcctctagggttttaaattactttttgCTAGTTTATTTCCAATAATTTTTCTACGTAGGTTTCTAGGAATCCTAGGTAGATTTTGTGCTTCCATATGGACAAAACTTGGGTGACTAGTCCTTGTTACCTTTGGGTGACAATGACCAATTACAATGCGCCATCTGACAtcttttaggaaaaaaaaaaactgaatattGTAAACATTGAGATCAAACGGAGACTAACGTTTCTGTCAATGATTAAACGGAAAAGAGATGCAAATAGTTGTTAAACAACTTGGAAGTGCAAATCAGCCCTCAAAGACCAATTTTTTCTAGAGAAAGCACTGGAAGTGCAAATCagttacaaaatttcatctcTTGCAAAAATGGAATAACAAAATACAATGACAATCTCTATTTGTCTGATCTTTCAATGATCAAAAAAATTCCAAAGAGGATAGCTGAGGCATGCTCAATCTACAATATAATCTTGAGCTCAATCTCCTCAATGTATGTTGTGTTCTTCCTCTTGTGATAATAAACTAAATTGTGTCAACGGTTCCTACAAAATATCAATTCAATTACTCATAATAtaagataaattaataaatccAAATATGTCAATTACAAATGTGCTACAAGCTTGCAATAAAGAATACCTCTTCTGAGGATCATGTTGACAATCAACATAACATGAATGCTATAACTTTCTTACCTCATAAATAACCACTTGAAAGATTCAATTGTCTCATCATATAACAAAGCTGCGCCAAACAATGTTGTTTGCTTATGATAATTAACCCTAACAAACGGTGCAAAGGGTTGGTCATATTCATTTGTTCGGTAcatcatatcaaaacaaaacacatctCCAAATTGACCATAATCATTTATCGATCGAGCATCTGCCCAAAATATGTTTGTGATCATGTCATCCTCGTCAAGTTGAATTGAATAAAAATATGACGAATTCTCAAATTGCATCTTTTGAAAGTACTGCAATATAGCACTTGCATCTCCTTTTTCCATTTTAGACATTCGTTTTCTATGTATGTAATTCATGTAATCATTCTTTGTAAATCCAAGATTCTCTGGCCCTCCTACTTCTCTACTCATCAGATCCACAGTGGATTTCATGGAGAACCCAGAATATTCAGCATCATCTGCATGTGCCTTTTGTGCCTTTGATATACTTCTATTGACCTTCAACATATACTTCATAGGAGTAGCAACCAAAGCACGATTATGACTTTTCTGAAATGAGACAACCTtgaaatttccatttttttgcAATAGGATAATCATATGCGCTTCACAACCACATCTGGAAACTGGTTGAGAATAAGATGCATTTGTATGCTGCTTTTCATCACGAAAACCTTCTTTTGAACAAGCATAATGTACCCATGTCACAAAATTCTCACTGTTTTTTCTACTGTTTCTTATCTTCACATTGAAGCCATTTTTGCCACCATAATTCATATAATACTTCTTTGCACTCTTAACATCCAGAAACTCTTTTCCAAGAATTACATCTTCAATCGCCTCCTCATTATGATGAGAATGCTCAGAATGCTCGAACTGCTCTTCTTCACCTTTTAAGTCTTTCGAATCATATGTTGGTTGATTGCCTAAGTTTGTACAATCTGCATTATCCATTAACCTACAACAGAGtaacttaaaaattataacCAAGTAACCAACTTCTATCATCTAATACTTGGAATTTTTAGTTCAAAGCTACACAAAGACCAACAGATGCCAATAAGACAATTTAACTGAAGCacaaagattttttttccttgccTTGGTCTCATTTCACTGATATTCGAAATCTTGAACCCAATTACTGTTATATAAACTTGTAAAGGCTTAAGaataacaacacaacaaattcaaatatatatgcatatcaaCAATCGGCAAGTATCTTCAACCAAATTACAACAATCGATATTTAaccaaagaaataaatgaatcGGCAATGGAGGATAACAATGGCTCAGTCATACCTACCCATCAACTTGTAGCTCAAGACCTTTCGATGTcactcaagagtcaagaccGAATCGGGATCGAGTTGAACTCAAAGAGAGAcatgaggaggaggacgagaAGCAAATCGGCGAACGTGAGGGTTGAGATCTTCGAGTCTCCACGAGAGAAGTGGGATTTGGGACAGGAGAGTTCGTCTCCGCAGAAGCAAGAGTTTGGGTCTGTGAGGAATTTGGGAAAGAAGGTCTCTGTTTAATTAGAGAGAAGAGTAACAAGGCCTGGTCTCCGTTTAATCCCAACAGAAACGAGGTCTCCGTTTAATATCTATGTTtacaattttcagtttttttcttttctatttttcttaaataTGCCAGGTGTCGCATTGTAATTGACTCTTATCACCTAAAGGTAACAAGGCCTGGTCACTCAAGTTTTGGcccttgatgtttcttttacatCTAAATAGTGAAAACTTTTGAGACACCGCAATTGAGCGCCTTGGCAATGAGAATTATCATACAAAATTATATCTATGTTAAGTGCAATGAGAATTATCATACAAAATTATATCTATGTTAAGTTAGATTATAGCATGTTAGGCTCATCGTTGATGAGCGGAAATGTATAATGTAATGGTATGTGAATCATATCAATTCATTGGGGTCTGTATCTGTGTCATTTTAGCTGTAACTATTAATACAATGAGTTATATGTCCGTTTttgcttttaaaaaaaaaaagtgtttcttctaaaaaattatttttgaaaaaataaataaactaaataaattgAATCAGTTTTCATGAAGTataaataaactaaataaaactCGGAAAAGCAATAACAGAGAGATAGGGTCATAGGGGAAACGTTTAAAAGACGAAGACTGACCGACACGCCATTACAGCTTCACCCTCTAAACCAAAactcctcttttcttctccggTTACTCGTAAAGCTTTGGTTTTCAATTCGTCTCTTCTCAACAAATCACCCTTAATGCTTCTTATATGCCCAACAAGAACATAGAGGAAAAGCTCGATTAGGTCAGACTCCAATGGACGGCGATCATCACAACCCCGATTTTGAACTTGAACCCGAGGCTTTGTCTTCTAGGGTATCCGATTTCTCGCTTCACCATGACACCCCCAACTCCGAAGTTCAATACCCACCGGTAATTTTTCactctttctttgtttgtttcttaaatTGGGCTTCGTGATTTTATCTGTGTGTGATTaaagtttcaatttttaatatcGCAAAGTAagttttggtattattttgtggtaattatggaattttgatGATAGTATGTTGAGGTATTTGATGATGAAACGTATTTTAAGGCTCAGTGTTGAAGGTATTTTAAGGCTCAGTGTTGAAGTGAAAATTTTGGCTGTATGGTAAGCGAAATTGGAAAAATTAAGTCTTTATTCATCATGTAATCATCTAagtcttttatgtttttactAGCTGTAAATTTGACCTTTTTGCTTCCTGTTTGCGACTTATAAAGTCCGAATTGTTCCAAATTTGAATTAGCTAAGATGGTAGTTTGCACTGTGTATTGATTACAGATTGATAGGGAAGATAAAAATCATAGGGAGCATAAGTATAGTGATGAACCGAAACTGACAGAATGTAGAGAGGATGACTCTGAGCTTCATGGGAAGGATCACGAGGTATCAGAAGCCGGCCGTCCGGAGAAAAAGAAGTACTTTTATTATGATGCTCCTCATTTTGAGGATACGGGGGTTTGGATACCTGTTTCTGTTCCCCCTATGTTGGAAACGGAGCATGAAGAGTGGTCGAGAGGTTTTTACGCAAATGGTGGGTTCTTTCCCGAGAATGATACGGGTTGGGGACAATTTATCGGGGATGAGAAGGAGATGACCATGTGGGATGTGATGGTGGAAATGTTGCTTGCGGCCCGTGGGAAAGTGAGTTCTTTGGCTTCCCCTGATATTTATGGGTGTCGACTTTCATGGATGTCTGATAATCTGCTCGAGCAAGCATGGAAGGAAATGGCACAAACACTCACAGATGCCAACCTGGCTCATGTACATGAAATTCTGGAAGCTGACCCACCAAAGTGGCTGGCTGATAGTTCTGCATCTTCTTGTATGCTCTGTGGGGTGCAGTTTCATCCAATCATGTGCTCTAGACATCACTGTCGGTTTTGTGGTGGAATATTTTGTGGCGACTGTTCCAAGGGAAGGAGTCTGTTGCCCAAAAAGTTTCGTGTTGCAGATCCTCAGCGTGTCTGTGATGTATGCTGTGTAAGACTTGAGTCTGTCCAGCCGCACTTGATGGACCAAGTAAGTCACGCTGCTCAGGTACCAACCCATGATCTTACTGACCTTAGcactttgaggtcatgggtcAATATTCCTTGGGGACGGTCCATGGAGTATGAGATATATAAGGCAACAATTGCAATCCAGGCTTACAAGAAGGTAAGAGTTTTAAGTGCCAAGACTGTTTAACTTGTATATTTGATGCCTACTGTTTTGAAAGACGGTGGTTTTAACCTACAATTTCAGAAATCGTGTTTAATGATGTTGCAAGATTAGTGTCTGCTCTGATCATAACATACTGAATAATcatgaatttgattattatgaaattgaaatccatTCGTAGTGAAAGTGCCTCATGGATTTCATTGGTCAGGTATGTGCCCTAAAGCCTGAGAAGTCAATTCCTGATGCCATTCTGAGACAAGCAAAAGGCCTTGCAATAATCACTGCTGTCAAGGTTGGAGTTATGGTTACCTACAATATAGGTACAGGACTTGTGATTGCTCGCAGAGAAGATGGCTCTTGGTCTCCTCCATCTGCTGTTTCAACCTTTGGTGTAGGATGGGGAGCACAGGTGAAATATTTTATCTCtttaacaaatttcaatttaaatTCTCTATTTCATATAGTTCATTCAGATTTTATCAAATAGAAGGAACTCATCTAAGATGTATATGGAGAAAAACATTAATTGTCAACAGTTTTTGAAATACATATGATTTTTGCAAAAATAGGCTCTTTTGCTACCTTTATTTCGAAAAGCATTTAGTTCCTATTTTAATGCACCTGTTAGATTTTTGTAATGTGATGTCCAGGCTGCCAATCATTTCATTCCAGTCTTGTGTGTCTGTCTTTTCCATGTATCTGTAGACTTGAGATAAGTACAACTTCCTCCGTTTTCTTGCAGGCTGGAGGGGAGTTGACAGACTTTATCATTATTTTGAGAACAAGTGAAGCTGTAAGGACATTCAGTGGTACTGCTCATCTGTCAGTAGGAGCTGGCATGAGTGCTGCAGTTGGCCCCTTTGGAAGGACAGCTGAAGCTGATTTTCGAGCCGGCGATGGTGGTTACACTGCTTGTTATACATACAGCTGCAGTAAAGGTGTGTCTATATCGAAGTTCAGTATCTTGTTTACATTTTGGAGTGTGTTTTATTGTCTTTTTTCATGATGTGCAATGTTTTCATAATACCACAACTCAACCACCCTTGGATTTGCAGGTGCATTTGTTGGATGTTCACTTGAAGGTAGTATCGTAACCAGCCGCACACAGGTAAATTCTCGATTTTATGGCAGCCAGTCGCTGAATGCATCAGATATACTCCTTGGCTCGTTGCCTAAGCCACCTGCGGCTGCCACTCTCTATCGTGCACTTTCAGATCTATATCAGAAGCTTGACCGTTGACAAAGCGGAGTACACGCTTCTTATTTCTGTGCTGAACCACTAACTGCAGGGGGCCCGGGGGGGTTGAATAAATTGTTGATCTCTGTATATATGTCATCGTGCATATGCTATGAAGGTTCTTTGCTGCCATTCTTTGCCCATGAAACACTTCATGGGGTTTCAGCATGTCCATGGGAGCACAGCAAGGGAACAAAAACGTTCCTTAATGGATAAAGCTTTATTTTATATTGCCAAATGACCTGTCAACTTCGTGTATATATTCATACTGTCGTCCTTTGTATCTGTAAATATGACCCATTGGAGAAATCAATTACTTGGTGaaaatatatgtttctttgaAAGCTTTGGTTTGTTGAGCATTATCTGcatttctgtttcatttaAAGAGCGAGTGTATTGTACTAGGGATGTCTCTATTTCTGAGGCTCATCGAGGTGCTTGTAAATCCTTCACAATTTGTGACTTCTAAACAAGGAATGTGGATTCAAGCCTCCGTGGTGGTCTGATTATATGGCTCTCCTTCAATTGCGTACGGAAGCCTAATCATTTCATTGGGAGGATGATTTAGAGATGATAGAATAGTTTGAGCAGATGAAATCAATATCTGTAATTGAAACAACTGactggcaaaaaaaaaaaaaattgagcatATCCAACAACGACATCGGTCAGAAATCCATTAGCTAATtttaccccaaaaaaaaaaaatccatagCTAATTGGTTAACCTCCATATTCAGATTCTGTCTCAATCTCAGAATccgaaacaaacaaacatccaAGACAGAAAAATCAATCCTTCCAACTGTAAGGAGGcaagggaaaaaagaaaattcgaAGAATGAGTTTAACATAAGGGGCAAACACCaccatgaactatatataaattcaaTTTTAAATTCTCTTTTGTTGagcaaaaaatgaaaaagagaaaaagaaaaagaaaataaagcagCTGCTCCTAGTCACTGTACTTCTAACTGACATAAACAACCCGGACATTGAAGTTGAACTCTCTCATTCCATCCTCGCAAGCCTGTCTCTATCTGCAGCACTAAGATGAGTCCTTAAACACGACCAGAAACGGAAGAAGCTCTTCGAGAACCAACATTCAGCCGAGAATCCCATTTACCTGGTCTTAGTGCTCCCAAGAGTGAGTTCAAGATCATCCGATACACATTCCTCAATCCTCTCACCTTCCCATGGTTTCACTAACCCTGTTGCATTGCTCCCAAAGGCAAACTCAGCTGCCATCCCATCTGACATTGCAACATCTCCAGTGTGGTCTAGACCTGCAGCAACTACAGGGGAACATGTTCCGCTTTGCCCAGGAGTCCACATCCGAGAACCACCACCTGACAAGGCCTCCTTGAACCCAAAAGGGTTCCGCGAGACAAGGCTGAATGTGGGGGATGATGGCCCACTTTGAAGCCCGGCAAGCCATCCTGAATCAGGAAGAACCTGGCGACCAGGGCTTGGCGGGGTGGATGAGGGCAGGAAAGAATAATGCTGGCCACCCCAGTTTGAGCCAGCCACAGCTTCATCCCAATCACTTTTGGTTCGAGGAGTCCGCGAAGTTGGGGAGCTCAGCGGTGGTGTAACTGGAGCACTGATGGAACCCCCTGGAATGAAGAGTTGGGGGAGCTTGGATGTGGCAGATGATGAGCCAGTCGATGAGAGGGTTTTAAGCCATGGGATGAGAGAATTGGCATCAGCATTGCCGTTTGCATTTGCTGGATAGCGAGCTGGACTCGGGAAGGAAGACGAGGCAGGACTCGGATTGTAGGACGCACATGGACTCGGATTGTAGGATGCACATGGACTCGGTTGGTATGATGAACATGGACTAGCTGATGTCGACCCTCCTATTATGTCCATGCGATCCACAGGTTTGCATCCCTGCAGTAATCAAAACAGCATCTATGATGAGACAAAATTGTTCAAAGATCTAACATTTCACAATACTTCACCGTCCAACAAAGATTTCTACTTCTTCCCAATCGATCAAAGTTTGGCAACTACATGAACTTTAACTAATGTCTACCTTTTCTACACTCTTCTTCCATCCCAATCTAATCTAATCATCAATCGATCAAAGTTTGGCAACTACATGAACTTTAACTAATGTCTACCTTTTCTACACTCTTCTTCCATCCCAATCTAATCTAACTTTAACTAATGTCGCTATTTTTATCACATAAATACAGTCTAGCACACAAGCAACATCAGTGCTCACAGCCACAATATAATATAAGCAACACTTAAAAAATCGGTGGCACAACTGTGTAACTTGACTAATTGCACTCCAAATCATAGACAAgtaaaaagaggaaaaataatGTCCAACAGCGGCTAGTTAATGGTTCTCCGGCCCCCCTCCATGACACGCCACCTCCCAACATGTTCCCTCTCCCTACAC
The sequence above is drawn from the Fragaria vesca subsp. vesca unplaced genomic scaffold, FraVesHawaii_1.0 scf0512992, whole genome shotgun sequence genome and encodes:
- the LOC101311149 gene encoding protein FAR1-RELATED SEQUENCE 5-like — encoded protein: MDNADCTNLGNQPTYDSKDLKGEEEQFEHSEHSHHNEEAIEDVILGKEFLDVKSAKKYYMNYGGKNGFNVKIRNSRKNSENFVTWVHYACSKEGFRDEKQHTNASYSQPVSRCGCEAHMIILLQKNGNFKVVSFQKSHNRALVATPMKYMLKVNRSISKAQKAHADDAEYSGFSMKSTVDLMSREVGGPENLGFTKNDYMNYIHRKRMSKMEKGDASAILQYFQKMQFENSSYFYSIQLDEDDMITNIFWADARSINDYGQFGDVFCFDMMYRTNEYDQPFAPFVRVNYHKQTTLFGAALLYDETIESFKWLFMR
- the LOC101308337 gene encoding BES1/BZR1 homolog protein 4-like isoform 1, translated to MMTTGTRMPTWKERENNKKRERRRRAIAAKIYSGLRMYGNYKLPKHCDNNEVLKALCNEAGWTVEEDGTTYRKGCKPVDRMDIIGGSTSASPCSSYQPSPCASYNPSPCASYNPSPASSSFPSPARYPANANGNADANSLIPWLKTLSSTGSSSATSKLPQLFIPGGSISAPVTPPLSSPTSRTPRTKSDWDEAVAGSNWGGQHYSFLPSSTPPSPGRQVLPDSGWLAGLQSGPSSPTFSLVSRNPFGFKEALSGGGSRMWTPGQSGTCSPVVAAGLDHTGDVAMSDGMAAEFAFGSNATGLVKPWEGERIEECVSDDLELTLGSTKTR
- the LOC101308337 gene encoding BES1/BZR1 homolog protein 4-like isoform 2, translated to MTTGTRMPTWKERENNKKRERRRRAIAAKIYSGLRMYGNYKLPKHCDNNEVLKALCNEAGWTVEEDGTTYRKGCKPVDRMDIIGGSTSASPCSSYQPSPCASYNPSPCASYNPSPASSSFPSPARYPANANGNADANSLIPWLKTLSSTGSSSATSKLPQLFIPGGSISAPVTPPLSSPTSRTPRTKSDWDEAVLPDSGWLAGLQSGPSSPTFSLVSRNPFGFKEALSGGGSRMWTPGQSGTCSPVVAAGLDHTGDVAMSDGMAAEFAFGSNATGLVKPWEGERIEECVSDDLELTLGSTKTR
- the LOC101308041 gene encoding uncharacterized protein LOC101308041, producing the protein MDGDHHNPDFELEPEALSSRVSDFSLHHDTPNSEVQYPPIDREDKNHREHKYSDEPKLTECREDDSELHGKDHEVSEAGRPEKKKYFYYDAPHFEDTGVWIPVSVPPMLETEHEEWSRGFYANGGFFPENDTGWGQFIGDEKEMTMWDVMVEMLLAARGKVSSLASPDIYGCRLSWMSDNLLEQAWKEMAQTLTDANLAHVHEILEADPPKWLADSSASSCMLCGVQFHPIMCSRHHCRFCGGIFCGDCSKGRSLLPKKFRVADPQRVCDVCCVRLESVQPHLMDQVSHAAQVPTHDLTDLSTLRSWVNIPWGRSMEYEIYKATIAIQAYKKVCALKPEKSIPDAILRQAKGLAIITAVKVGVMVTYNIGTGLVIARREDGSWSPPSAVSTFGVGWGAQAGGELTDFIIILRTSEAVRTFSGTAHLSVGAGMSAAVGPFGRTAEADFRAGDGGYTACYTYSCSKGAFVGCSLEGSIVTSRTQVNSRFYGSQSLNASDILLGSLPKPPAAATLYRALSDLYQKLDR